The Chitinophaga lutea genome contains the following window.
CGCCGGCGGTCAAAGCTTCCCTGATGCCCAGGGTGTCGTTTTCAGCGGCGGCATTGCGTAATTTTTGATCAGCATTGGCTATCATCATCTTATCCTCCTTCTGTTTTTGTGCGCATGCCGGTAATGCTAAACCCAGCATGGCTGTTAATAGAATCAGCTTCATATCCTGCCTGTTGATGTATGTAAAATTACATCCCTTCGTAGCGGAATAGCGGGCTTTATTGTGTTGATGATGGTGTTTTCTGAATCTCGTGACGGTGGTGCAGGGAACAGGATGATTTTCCCGGTGCCTGAACGGATTATGGCAGTAACAGTTTACTCTGCAGACGGTGTTTTCAGGAGCTCATGGCGGAACGCCAGCGGTGTTTGGCCGGTATAGCGGCGGAAGAAGCGGGAGAAGTAAGAAGTGTCCGAAAAGCCCAGTGCGTATGCGATTTCTTTGACATCCTGCCCGGTGAGCGTGAGCAGGCGTTTGGCTTCCAGCAGCAGGCGCTGGCGGATGCACTGGCCGGCGGTGATACCGGTTTCTTTCCTGCACACGATGTTGAGGTATTGCGGCGTGATGTGCAGCAGCTCCGCGTAATATTCCACCGTGGCGTTTTCTTTATAATGCTGCTCGAGCAGGGATAGGAATTGTTTGACCAGCCTGCGCAGGGGCTGTTGCCCACCGCTGGGGTTGGCCTCGTCGTAATACCGTTCGAGCAGGTTCAGCAACACCCGCAGGCGGTTGCTGATGATGCGCACGGAAAGCCAGTCGGCGCGGTCGTATTCTTTCGTGATCTGTTCCAGTTCGTACAATACATCCGAAAAATCGCTGTCGGACAATTGCAGCACCGGGTGGTTGTTGAAGGAGAAAAAAGGCCATTGCTGCGGGGTGCCCTCCAGGAATTCCGGCCCGAACATCAGCTGGAACCCCCTGGTGGCCGGATCCAGTTCCCAGCTGTGGGCCTGGCCCGGAGCAAGAAAATGTACCTGGTTCTTTTCGGCTTTGTGGGTTGTAAAAT
Protein-coding sequences here:
- a CDS encoding AraC family transcriptional regulator: MQPRNNLPVISIKDICTPLKAEVFSIFRHEQQGKASLPQAHKHNFYMLLVISKGGGDHTIDFTTHKAEKNQVHFLAPGQAHSWELDPATRGFQLMFGPEFLEGTPQQWPFFSFNNHPVLQLSDSDFSDVLYELEQITKEYDRADWLSVRIISNRLRVLLNLLERYYDEANPSGGQQPLRRLVKQFLSLLEQHYKENATVEYYAELLHITPQYLNIVCRKETGITAGQCIRQRLLLEAKRLLTLTGQDVKEIAYALGFSDTSYFSRFFRRYTGQTPLAFRHELLKTPSAE